From Candidatus Binataceae bacterium, a single genomic window includes:
- a CDS encoding LLM class F420-dependent oxidoreductase yields MKIGISMIYKRVDDSAPNPGDFARECEQLGLESVWVGDHMLFHADPKTRFPAGDGRIPDHYAHFPEPFIVLAMAAATTKKLRVGTSVLLVPEHPPLATAKRIATLDRISGGRVILGVGTGWLREAAIPLGSDFDHRWTQAEEYVQAMRALWSTAAASFHGKYVDFEDIVVNPKPVQQPGPPVLIGSTDKRALRWVARWGDGYNPVCFQADRAVNYMRKQLAGLREECDKAGRDFRKLDITVMIALPDTRTQTQEIIAAMASIGVQRIVEVSAVEPLFGVGDYRAKLDRLAKVAL; encoded by the coding sequence ATGAAAATTGGCATTTCGATGATCTACAAGCGTGTCGATGACTCCGCGCCGAACCCGGGGGACTTCGCGCGCGAATGCGAACAGCTGGGGCTTGAATCTGTGTGGGTCGGCGATCACATGCTCTTTCACGCAGATCCGAAGACGCGATTTCCCGCAGGCGACGGACGCATTCCCGATCACTACGCTCACTTCCCCGAACCGTTCATCGTGCTTGCGATGGCGGCGGCCACTACCAAAAAGCTGCGTGTCGGGACCTCGGTATTGCTGGTGCCCGAACATCCGCCGCTCGCAACCGCCAAGCGGATCGCAACGCTCGATCGTATCTCAGGGGGGCGGGTGATCCTCGGAGTGGGGACAGGATGGCTGCGGGAAGCAGCGATCCCGCTCGGCTCGGATTTCGACCATCGTTGGACCCAGGCCGAAGAATACGTACAAGCTATGCGAGCTCTGTGGTCTACCGCGGCCGCTTCGTTCCACGGCAAGTACGTCGATTTCGAGGATATCGTGGTCAATCCCAAGCCTGTGCAGCAGCCGGGACCGCCGGTCCTTATCGGCAGTACCGACAAGCGGGCGCTCCGGTGGGTCGCGCGCTGGGGTGATGGTTACAATCCTGTCTGCTTCCAAGCCGACAGAGCCGTAAATTACATGCGAAAGCAGCTAGCCGGACTCAGGGAGGAGTGCGACAAAGCCGGCCGCGACTTCCGCAAGCTTGACATCACGGTCATGATCGCGCTGCCCGATACGCGTACGCAGACGCAGGAGATTATAGCTGCGATGGCCAGTATAGGTGTCCAGCGCATCGTCGAGGTGAGCGCTGTAGAACCGTTATTCGGCGTCGGTGATTATCGCGCGAAACTAGACCGCCTCGCGAAGGTCGCTCTGTAG
- a CDS encoding CoA transferase has protein sequence MSKAMPQNLTGVRVLDITQYIAGPTLGRILADLGAEVVKLEMPPSGEYSRLGGYPPRVEGQSPGYIYYNRGKRSICIDFKQPEGAAIVVELARHFDIVIENYTPGVLSKYGLSYEAFKAINPRVIMCSISGFGQTGSRANRPGNDMTAQALSGLLHLTGTEDGTPVYPGMYLADGGGGVNGVAAVLAALYYRERTGIGQYIDVALYECVFHIHDVFLMQNLFTYGDYNPGPTGRHRPGATPCGLFPTSEGWIILTVLNHQWEPFTRDIGKPELFTDERFKTYYARWNNRHALAEIIEEWLHSFGSRDAALKFLSDRHYLSAPVLDLRQTVELIKNEGRGALQALEVPGYGEIDLPKVPYLFSETKVEFQPILSMAGEDNRQILREYLGYSEQRLDELESAGILVEDSELAEIRQRAK, from the coding sequence ATGTCTAAAGCTATGCCCCAAAACCTTACCGGTGTTCGCGTTCTGGACATTACGCAGTATATAGCAGGTCCCACTCTGGGCCGTATTCTTGCCGATCTTGGCGCCGAGGTGGTTAAGCTCGAGATGCCCCCGAGCGGCGAATATTCCAGGCTCGGTGGTTATCCACCAAGAGTGGAGGGACAATCACCCGGCTATATCTACTACAATCGGGGCAAACGCAGCATCTGCATCGACTTTAAGCAGCCCGAAGGTGCGGCGATCGTCGTCGAATTGGCGCGGCACTTCGACATAGTAATCGAGAACTATACTCCCGGAGTACTAAGTAAGTATGGTTTGAGCTACGAGGCGTTCAAGGCGATCAATCCTCGGGTTATCATGTGTTCGATTTCGGGCTTCGGCCAGACAGGTTCGCGCGCGAATCGACCAGGAAACGATATGACCGCGCAGGCGCTCTCGGGCTTGCTGCATCTAACCGGAACTGAAGACGGCACGCCGGTTTATCCCGGGATGTACCTCGCCGACGGTGGCGGCGGTGTAAACGGCGTCGCAGCGGTTCTGGCCGCGCTTTACTATCGGGAACGGACCGGGATCGGCCAGTATATCGACGTAGCGCTCTACGAATGCGTCTTCCACATCCACGACGTATTTCTTATGCAGAATCTTTTCACCTATGGCGACTACAACCCGGGACCTACCGGACGTCATCGCCCTGGAGCCACACCGTGCGGGTTGTTCCCGACCAGCGAGGGATGGATCATTCTGACCGTGTTGAACCATCAATGGGAGCCCTTCACCAGGGATATTGGCAAGCCGGAGCTATTTACAGACGAGCGCTTCAAGACCTACTACGCACGATGGAACAATAGGCACGCGCTGGCGGAAATTATTGAAGAATGGCTTCATTCCTTCGGTAGCCGCGACGCGGCGCTCAAGTTCCTCTCGGATCGCCACTACCTGTCCGCGCCGGTGCTCGATCTGCGCCAGACGGTCGAACTGATCAAGAATGAGGGGCGGGGAGCGCTACAGGCGCTGGAGGTTCCCGGCTACGGCGAAATCGACCTGCCCAAGGTACCGTACCTCTTCTCCGAGACCAAGGTCGAGTTTCAGCCGATTCTATCAATGGCCGGTGAAGACAATCGTCAAATTCTGCGCGAATACCTAGGCTACAGTGAACAGCGCCTCGATGAGCTGGAGTCCGCCGGCATCTTGGTCGAAGATTCCGAACTCGCGGAAATCCGCCAGCGTGCAAAGTAA
- a CDS encoding CoA transferase: MANAPRMLEGYRVLDFTQFVAGPTCTRLMAELGAEVVKLELAPGGDRIRDAGFKPRSHKSSSHSTYYMQHDHSKLSLAIDMKQPGARELVMSMIPKFDVLVENFAPGVIGRMGFSYEDVKKVNPKIIMCSISMAGQTGPLSSKAGYDTIGQAYAGITDNLGETDRAPVMIGMAIGDVSTGVAAAMATFAALLHRERTGEGQYLDASLIDTYFHMHELNVPKIALAGDRVRPKRAGSQADGPGPAGNFRYRDDQYIMILLAVHQWPQMVRAMGKPELATDPRFQRARDRQKNRFELQSIIEEWLATFPTREDAIAAMDKERVPCAPVLTLNEAIAHPHLNERKTVRWVEDPLLGRVAIPA; encoded by the coding sequence ATGGCAAATGCGCCAAGGATGCTCGAGGGCTATCGCGTTCTCGATTTTACCCAATTTGTGGCCGGACCAACTTGCACGCGCCTGATGGCCGAGCTCGGCGCGGAGGTCGTCAAGCTGGAATTGGCCCCCGGCGGCGATCGCATTCGCGACGCCGGCTTCAAGCCGCGCAGCCACAAGTCCAGCAGCCACAGCACCTACTACATGCAACACGATCACAGCAAGCTCAGCCTTGCAATCGACATGAAGCAGCCGGGAGCACGCGAGCTGGTCATGTCGATGATCCCAAAGTTCGACGTATTAGTAGAGAATTTTGCGCCGGGGGTGATCGGGCGGATGGGCTTTTCTTACGAGGACGTGAAGAAGGTCAACCCCAAGATCATCATGTGTTCAATCTCGATGGCCGGCCAAACCGGACCGCTATCCAGCAAGGCGGGCTACGATACGATCGGACAGGCCTACGCGGGAATCACTGATAACCTCGGCGAAACGGATCGCGCTCCGGTGATGATCGGAATGGCGATCGGTGACGTCTCAACCGGGGTTGCGGCGGCAATGGCGACATTCGCGGCCTTGCTGCATCGAGAGCGCACCGGCGAAGGGCAGTACCTCGATGCGTCGCTGATCGACACCTATTTCCACATGCACGAACTAAATGTGCCAAAGATCGCGCTGGCGGGAGATCGGGTGCGGCCCAAACGCGCTGGATCTCAGGCCGATGGACCTGGACCAGCGGGCAACTTCCGCTATCGCGACGACCAATACATCATGATTCTGCTGGCGGTGCATCAATGGCCGCAGATGGTCCGCGCGATGGGTAAACCCGAGCTCGCGACCGATCCCCGCTTTCAGCGTGCACGGGATCGACAAAAGAACCGCTTCGAGCTTCAGTCGATAATTGAGGAATGGCTGGCGACCTTCCCCACACGCGAGGATGCGATCGCCGCCATGGACAAAGAACGGGTCCCATGCGCGCCGGTTCTCACTCTTAACGAGGCTATCGCGCATCCGCATCTCAACGAGCGCAAAACCGTGCGTTGGGTCGAAGATCCTCTTTTGGGAAGAGTAGCGATACCCGC